DNA from Pseudocalidococcus azoricus BACA0444:
TTGTCGGGGCAGAAGTGTATCCCAGTTGGCCGCTCCACACCCTCAAAGCCCAGGCCATTGCCGCCCGTTCCTATGCCCTGGCCCAAATGTTTCGCCCCGCCAGTCGTTATTTTGATTTAGGGAATACCCAACGTTGGCAGGTATATCGAGGCATCAAGGATGAATGGAATACGACCCAGGCCGCCGTTCAAAATACCCGCGGTATTGTCCTCACCCACAGTGGCCGTGTTATGGTTTCTATGTACGCCGCTACGGATGATATTGTCCGAGATGTCTTTGGGGGGCGGGGCATGAGCCAAACGGGGGCCTATGAACTGGGCAAAAAAGGCTATTCCTATTTACAAATTCTCGGCAATTACTATCCAGGGGCTAGCCTCTCGCAAATTCAATAGCACCTAAACCTCTGACCTTAAATCGCCCCCTTAACCCCTGGAATGGCTGCAATTAACTGGCGAGTATAATGACTCTGGGGCTGCTCATAAAGGGTAACGGCTGGGGCAACTTCCTCCACCTGGCCGCGATACATGACCATAATCCGATCACTCATGAACTTGACGACACTTAAATCATGGGAAATGAAAATATAGGTTAAGTTAAATTCGGCCTGGAGTTCCTTGAGCAAATTTAAGACTTGGGCCTGCACCGAGACATCCAACGCCGAAACCGACTCATCACAGATCATTAATTCCGGTTGTAAGGCCAAGGCCCGGGCAATACAAATTCGTTGCCGTTGACCACCGGAAAACTCATGGGGATAGCGATTGGCCATCCTGGGTTCCAGGCCCACTCGGGCTAATAAATCGGCAACGCGACTCTGACGGGATGACCGAGAGGATTTTTGATGAATATATAGGGGTTCGGCAATGCTGGCTCCAATGGTTAAGCGGGGATCCAGGGCACTGTAGGGATCTTGAAAAATAATTTGCATCCGTTGCCGCAATTCCCGCCGTTGTGGCCCCTGCCAATGGGTCACCTCTTGCCCCCGAAACATAATCTGGCCTGTAGTCGGACTGACCAACCCCAATAAGGTGCGGGCCAATGTTGTCTTGCCACAGCCCGATTCCCCCACCAGGCCAAGGGTTTCCCCTGGATAGAGTTGAAAAGAAACATCATTCACGGCCTGGAAATAGCGTTTGGGTTGTCCCACTAGGGCTGGCAGCGGAAAAAAGACTCGTAAATTGGCCACTTCTAATAGGGGCGGCTGGGCCTGGAGGGCTTGGACTCGTTCCAGTTGGCTGGCGGCACTAATGACAGTTGCTGGATTGTTGCGATCACAAGGGGGGGAAGAGTTGGCCGGATCTGGGGACAGAAAATCAGCAATGGTGGGTAAGGTGGCCAGGCGAATATCTAAACGGGGGCGACAGGCTAACAGGCCTTGGGTATAGGGATGCTGAGGGCAGGTAAAGATCTCCTCCGTGGGGCCAGTTTCGACAATTTCCCCCTGATACATGACGGCAATTTCATCGGCTAAATCCGCCACAATTCCCAAATCATGGGTGACAAAAATCATTGACATTTGCCGTTGTTGACTTAGATCTTTAAGGAGCTTCAGAATTGCGGCTTGAATCGTCACATCCAGGGCAGTGGTGGGTTCATCGGCAATGAGAATTTCTGGGTTAGCGGCCAAGGCCATAGCAATCATCACCCGTTGAATTTGCCCCCCCGACAGTTGATGGGGATAGCGGTCTAAAAAAGTTTGTTTCTGGGCCTGAATGGTGGCTTGGACTTGGGCGGGAGATTCTCTGGCAAACTGGGCCGCAAGCTCTTGATCCATGGGAATCAGTTGCACTTCTTGAAGGAGGGCGATGCTGGCCCGCTTGGCGGCGGCGGGACTGAGTTTCTGGTGCTGTCTCAGGACTTCTTGGAGTTGAAACCCGCAACTAAAAACTGGATTTAAGGAACTCATCGGCTCTTGAAAGACCATTCCCAAGGCCTGGCCGCGGTAGGTGGTTAATTCCCTCGGTGTGAGTTGTAAGAGGTTGACCGATTGGCCCCCCTGGGGATGAAACCAGGCCTGGCCGGCGGTAATTTTTCCAGGTGGCAACAATAACTGCATTAAGGCTAAACAAGTCACCGATTTACCGGAACCCGACTCCCCCACCAGGCCCAAGGTTTGCCCCCGCCTTAAGCTGAAATTGATCCCATTGACGGCGGGCCGGGCCGGGCCGGGAAACTCAACCCGTAAATCAGCAACTTCAAGGACATATTCAGCGGGAGGTAGGGGCATATTGAACTGATAAATAGGGGGCATTAGGTGTATTGATCCAACTGTTTTTGGGGAATCACAATTAAGGTTGTCCCTTCCCGGCGCACCACATAAACCGCTTCATTTTCGGCAATTCCTAAATGGTGATCCTCACAGCGGGCCTGCCAAGAATTCCCCTCATACAAGACCCGGCCGGTTTTCCCAGGGTTAATGGCCGTCAAGGTTTGGGCTTCCACGGCTTCTTCTAGGCTCAGGGCTTTACGGTGGGGAAAAAATCGCCGGATCAGGTAGATCAAAAGGACAGAGAGCAATAACCAAAGGACAATCTGCACCGCCGTATTGGGAATGAGAAGGGAGACCAAGGCCATTAGTAAGGCACTCACCCCCAGCATCATTTCGACAAAGGCCGTGGGAATCAGGACTTCTAAGAAGCAGAGGATTAACCCTAGGCCAATCCACAACCAAAACATCGAGACAACCACAACAGCCCCTCTCGCTTCACGATGAGAATACCTTAGTTTCAGTCTAGAAGAGTTGGTTTATCGGGT
Protein-coding regions in this window:
- a CDS encoding NfeD family protein; amino-acid sequence: MVVSMFWLWIGLGLILCFLEVLIPTAFVEMMLGVSALLMALVSLLIPNTAVQIVLWLLLSVLLIYLIRRFFPHRKALSLEEAVEAQTLTAINPGKTGRVLYEGNSWQARCEDHHLGIAENEAVYVVRREGTTLIVIPQKQLDQYT
- a CDS encoding ABC transporter ATP-binding protein, which encodes MPPIYQFNMPLPPAEYVLEVADLRVEFPGPARPAVNGINFSLRRGQTLGLVGESGSGKSVTCLALMQLLLPPGKITAGQAWFHPQGGQSVNLLQLTPRELTTYRGQALGMVFQEPMSSLNPVFSCGFQLQEVLRQHQKLSPAAAKRASIALLQEVQLIPMDQELAAQFARESPAQVQATIQAQKQTFLDRYPHQLSGGQIQRVMIAMALAANPEILIADEPTTALDVTIQAAILKLLKDLSQQRQMSMIFVTHDLGIVADLADEIAVMYQGEIVETGPTEEIFTCPQHPYTQGLLACRPRLDIRLATLPTIADFLSPDPANSSPPCDRNNPATVISAASQLERVQALQAQPPLLEVANLRVFFPLPALVGQPKRYFQAVNDVSFQLYPGETLGLVGESGCGKTTLARTLLGLVSPTTGQIMFRGQEVTHWQGPQRRELRQRMQIIFQDPYSALDPRLTIGASIAEPLYIHQKSSRSSRQSRVADLLARVGLEPRMANRYPHEFSGGQRQRICIARALALQPELMICDESVSALDVSVQAQVLNLLKELQAEFNLTYIFISHDLSVVKFMSDRIMVMYRGQVEEVAPAVTLYEQPQSHYTRQLIAAIPGVKGAI